A single window of Stigmatopora nigra isolate UIUO_SnigA chromosome 20, RoL_Snig_1.1, whole genome shotgun sequence DNA harbors:
- the LOC144213401 gene encoding uncharacterized protein LOC144213401 — MGVASVGVELLSGSSTDGWQAESSISPLPDSDDLLHDDVNDESFKENPRGDKLSKCVQCEKTFGKRSNLKRIMMSHMGETTIFCSVCRQRFIPKVKLKRCTGDKSFSCSFCGKEFSQKKNLQRHTRTHTGEKPFSCSFCGKTFTHKGSLKVHARTHTGEKTFSCSVCGKTFTDKGMLKTHIRIHTGEKPFSCSVCGKTFTDKGTLKVHTRTHSGEKPFSCPVCGQTFSQRQHLKTHTTTHTGEKPFSCPLCVKAFSHEHDLKRHTRTQTGEKPFSCSVCGRKFTRKGSLNSHARTHTGEKTFSCSDCGQTFTQKGNLNRHARTHTGENHFRAQFVVKHLHRREA, encoded by the coding sequence ATGGGCGTGGCCAGCGTAGGGGTGGAGCTTCTGAGCGGCAGCTCAACAGACGGATGGCAAGCAGAAAGTTCAATTTCTCCTTTACCAGATAGTGACGACTTGCTTCACGACGATGTTAACGATGAAAGTTTTAAGGAAAATCCCAGAGGTGACAAACTCAGCAAATGCGTTCAGTGTGAGAAAACATTTGGGAAAAGGTCTAATTTGAAAAGAATTATGATGAGCCACATGGGTGAAACAACAATTTTTTGCTCAGTTTGCAGACAAAGATTCATCCCCAAAGTCAAATTAAAACGCTGCACTGGTGATAAATCATTTTCCTGTTCATTCTGCGGTAAAGAATTTTCTCAAAAGAAAAATTTACAAAGACATAcgagaacccacactggagaaaaaccattttcatgctcattttgtggtaaaacattcacacacaaagGGAGTTTAAAAGTacacgcaagaacccacactggtgaaaagacattttcgtgctcagtttgtggtaaaacatttacagatAAGGGAATgttaaaaacccacataagaatccacactggtgaaaaaccattttcgtgttcagtttgtggtaaaactttTACAGATAAGGGAACGTTAAAAGTACATACAAGAACCCactctggtgaaaaaccattttcatgcccAGTCTGTGGTCAAACCTTTTCTCAACGGCAAcatttaaaaacccacacaacaacccacactggtgaaaaaccctttTCGTGCCCACTTTGCGTTAAAGCTTTTTCTCATGAGCAcgatttaaaaagacacacaagaacccagacgggtgagaaaccattttcgtgttcagtttgtggtcgaaaaTTCACAcggaagggaagcttaaatagtcacgcaagaacacacactggtgaaaaaacattttcatgctcagattgtggacaaacattcacacagaagggaaaccTAAATCGtcacgcaagaacccacactggcgaaaaccattttcgtgcacagtttgtggtcaagcatttacacagaagggaagcttaa
- the LOC144213340 gene encoding uncharacterized protein LOC144213340, protein MPARTPPVAAKFQMELNSVQEDLSCHQHSIVSKMMQVKVVLHKLEGFGNDLSADGQESVDLEGKVELPQIKEEKLQFSQQQMGDEQLSIKREEDDFTCSLGELLKKKDVLGVASGGAEPANTKTGPPIKEEEPEFPLKQIEEQLPIKKEEDHFTWSPGESVKRDYLGLASEGAEPANASAWPQIKEKPEFPQQCKGEDQSPIKNECVKCSTGEPFKSEDDLGVANRGVELLNGCSTQGWRAENVISPLSDGNKLLDDDDDDEDVMKNPSGDKLCKCFQCGKTFGKKSSLKIHTRTHTGVKTFSCSVCGQRFTQVGHLNSHARTHTGEKPFSCSVCGQRFTVKATLISHARTHTGEKPFSCSVCGQRFTQKGSLDIHARLHTGEKTFLCSVCGQRFTRKEYLICHARTHTGEKPFSCSVCSKAFSTKESLKRHTRTHTGEKTFSCSVCSQRFTEKESLKRHIRTHTGEKPFSCSVCGQRFTVKASLKKHVITHTGEKTFSCSVCGERFTQKGNLISHASTHTGEKPFSCSACGQRFTVKASLKNHTRTHTGEKPFSCSVCGERFTQKGSLNRHVITHTGEKTFLCSVCSKAFSTKGNLKRHTRTHTGEKTFSCSVCSQRFTEKARLISHARTHTGEKPFSCSVCGQRFTQKGSLDFHARSHTGEKTFSCSVCGQRFARKDKLEGHTRTHTGEKPFLCSVCNKAFSTKENLKNHTRTHTGEITFSCSVCSQRFTEKGSLKRHTRTHTGEKPYSCSDCGQRFTVKGTLISHARTHTGEKPFSCSVCGKRFTVKGSLITHARTHTGEKPFSCSDCGQRFTVKASLKNHTRTHTGEKPFSCSVCGERFTQKGILNRHVITHTGEKTFLCSVCSKAFSTKENLKRHTRTHTGK, encoded by the exons atgccCGCGAGAACGCCGCCGGTTGCTGCAAAGTTTCAGATGGAACTTAATAGCGTGCAAGAGGATCTctcatgtcatcaacattctattgttagcaaaatgatgcaagttaAAGTTGTTCTACACAAACTCGAAG GTTTCGGAAATGATCTTAGTGCTGATGGGCAAGAGTCTGTTGACCTTGAAGGGaaagttgagctcccccaaatcaaagaggagaagctacagttctctcagcaacaaatgggagacgagcaactttcaatcaaaagggaggaagatgatttcacctgttcacttggtgagttactgaagaagaaagatgttctgggtgttgccagtggaggggcggagcctgcaaacaccaaaacagggcccccaattaaagaggaggagccagagttccctctaaaacaaatagaagagcaacttccaatcaaaaaggaggaagatcatttcacctggtcaccaggtgagtccgtgaaaagggattatctgggcttggccagtgaaggggcggagcctgcaaacgcctcagcatggccccaaattaaagagaagccagagttccctcaacagtgcaaagGAGAAGACCaatctccaatcaaaaacgaatgtgtcaaatgttcaactggtgagcctttcaagagtgaagatgatctgggcgtggccaatagaggggtggagcttctgaacGGCTGCTCAACacaaggatggcgagcagaaaatgtaatttctcctttatcagatggcaacaagttgcttgatgatgatgatgatgatgaagatgttatgaaaaatcccagcggtgacaaactctgcaaatgctttcagtgtgggaaaacctttgggaaaaagtcttccttgaaaatacacacaagaacccacacgggtgtaaaaacattttcatgttcagtttgtggtcaaagattcacacaggtgggacacttaaatagtcatgcaagaacccacacgggtgaaaaaccattttcatgttcagtttgtggtcaaagattcacagtgaaggcaacattaattagccatgcaagaacacacacaggtgaaaaaccattttcgtgttcagtttgtggtcaacgattcacacagaagggaagcttagatattcatgcaagattacacactggtgaaaaaacatttttatgctcagtttgtggtcaaagattcacacggaaGGAATACTTAATTtgtcatgcaagaacccacactggtgaaaaaccattttcatgttcagtttgcagtaaagccttttctacaaaagaaagcttaaaaaggcacacaagaacccacacaggtgaaaaaacattttcatgttcagtttgtagtcaaagattcacagagaaggaaagcttaaaaagacacatcagaacccacactggtgaaaaaccattttcatgttcagtttgtggtcaaagattcacagtgaaggcaagcttaaaaaaacacgtaataacccacactggtgaaaaaacattttcgtgttcagtttgtggtgaaagattcacacagaagggaaacttaattagccatgcaagtacacacacaggtgaaaaaccattttcatgttcagcttgtggtcaaagattcacagtgaaggcaagcttaaaaaaccacacaagaacccacactggtgaaaaaccattttcgtgttcagtttgtggtgaaagattcacacagaagggaagcttaaatagacacgtaataacccacactggtgaaaaaacatttttgtgttcagtttgcagtaaagccttttctacaaaaggaaacttaaaaaggcacacaagaacccacacaggtgaaaaaacattttcatgttcagtttgtagtcaaagattcacagagaaggcaagattaattagccatgcaagaacacacacaggtgaaaaaccattttcatgctcagtttgtggtcaacgattcacacaAAAGGGAAGCTTAGATTTTCATGCAAGatcacacactggtgaaaaaacattttcgtgttctgtttgtggtcagagatttgcacggaaggataaattagaaggacacacaagaacccacactggtgaaaaaccatttttatgttcagtttgcaataaagccttttctacaaaagaaaacttaaaaaaccacacaagaacccacacaggtgaaataacattttcatgttcagtttgtagtcaaagattcacagagaagggaagcttaaaaagacacacaagaacccacactggtgaaaaaccatattCATGTTCAgattgtggtcaaagattcacagtgaagggaaccttaattagtcatgcaagaacccacactggtgaaaaaccattttcgtgttcagtttgtggtaaaagattcacagtgaagggaaGCCTAATTacccatgcaagaacacacacaggtgaaaaaccattttcatgttcagattgtggtcaaagattcacagtgaaggcaagcttaaaaaaccacacaagaacccacactggtgaaaaaccattttcgtgttcagtttgtggtgaaagattcacacagaagggaatttTAAATAGACAtgtaataacccacactggtgaaaaaacatttttgtgttcagtttgcagtaaagccttttctactaaagaaaacttaaaacggcacacaagaacccacacaggtaaataa